The genomic DNA GAAGTTTCGCGCTGACAAGCGTGAGAACAGCAGGGCCCAGGTTTGACTTCGCGTCCTGATCTGGGCCTTCGTACCTGGGATGGTGATCGGGAATCGAATCCGCGCCGTCAGCCCGGTGAATTTCACCGGATGCACTGATGGTGAACCCCGAGGTTCCGTACGGGGCTCTCACGGCTTGATCACTGGTGTGCGGATGGTGACGGCTCCTCGCGGCCACCGAGATGGCCGCACGGCTTGCCGGCGAGGGTGCGGTTATACGGGGAGGCCAACCGCCTGTGATGATTCCCGGTCGAGGAGGGCGGGGAGGATCGGAGGATCCACTTCCCGTATCCGCCTGAGCCGGAGGGCGATGTTCGCGGGTGATTCAGGCTGTGCGGAGACCGGGCCGTACACCGCGATCGACTCGGTGCCGTTCCGCGGGAACGACCGGGCCAGCACATAACAGTCGTCGGGCACGACGCCGCTGAGTTCGAACGGCCCGGCGTGCGGAATCATTGTGGGCAGCGCGGGCAGCCCTTCGGGAATGCGGTGCGGGAAGACCCCGATAAAAGTGGGATCGTCCTGTGCCTCCGGCGCGACCGTGATGACGCCACGTATGATCGTCGGTCCGTTGACCGCCGGTGGCGTCGGCCGGAAGCCGCCGTTCTGCCGATAGTCCACAGGCGCCATGCCGACCATGCTCTTGAATCTGGAGCTGAACGTCCCTACCGCGGAATAACCCACTATGTGGCAAATTTCTGTCACGCTGTGCGATGATTCCAGCAGGAGTCGCTTGGCTTCCTGTAGACGGAGAGCGGAAAGGAAACGCCCCGGTGAAACTCCGGTCGCCCGTTGGAAGATGCGGGAGAAGTGGAACTTGCTGAATCTGGCGACGTGTGCCATGTCGTCGACTGTGACCTCTTCGCTCAGATTCTCATGGAGCATTGCGATGATTGCTTTAATGGATTCCTCGCTCACCTTGTCCATCTCAACCTCCGTCCTGGTTGTGTCGACGGGTGAATGCTCGTGAAATGGAGTCTAGTATGCACCTTTTGTCATGTTCTATAGAGAGGTTCACAACCCTGGTGTGAAAAATTCACATACGGAGTGATGAATTGCTAACTTTCCTTGCTGTCGTAACTGCCGCACAATCCTGGTTGTCATAGCCGATGAAATCTGAGGAGTCGGGACATGGCCGCTGTCAACACACGTGCAGAAAAGATCAAGGAACAGGACTGGCGGTTCGCCGAGTTGGTCATGCGTACATGGATCGAACCGCAGCTTGCGGACCGCTATCGTGAAGATCCGGTAGGCACACTGGCCCAGTTCGGCATTTTCATCCGTAGTGAGGAAGAGGCGCCGGAACTCCGAACGGGGCTCTTGGACGAGGTCTCCATCAGGGTTGAGGATCTGGACCACCCGAGCGAACAGGTCGCAGCCATCCCGTCATTCAGGTGAATACGTAACGCCGCACGATGGAATCCAGGCGCACCGGAGCCCCCCGCATCGCCTTCAAGCGCCATGTGCGGGTAGAGCCGGTTCCCGGAGGGGCCGTCTACCTCGTCTCGCCCGCCGGGACGTTCGCCCTGTCCGGGACGCACGCGCGGGCGGTCGCCGCACTGCTCGACGGCACCAGGACATTGGCCGAGGTGCGGGAAGCCCTCACGTCCACCTGCTCGTCCGAAGAACTCGGCCAGATGCTCGGCCGGCTTTCGAAGGCGAACCTCATCGGGTTCCGCCACTCCTCGGGAACGCGGGACACCGAGGCCCAGGCTTACTGGGACCTGGCCGGGTTCGACGGAGATCATGTCGATCTCGGCCGGGCGAGCGTGGACATCGTGCGTGTCGGGAAAGTCGACGCGGAGCACGTCGAGGAAGCGTGCCGGGCGATGGGACTGAGCAGGGGAGACGGCGCGGGTGCCGTGGATCTCTCGCTGGTCTTCTGCGACGACTACCTTGATCAGGAGCTTGACGAGATCAACAGGCGGCACCTCGCTCTGGGGCGAGCCTGGCTGCCCGCCGTCACGTCCGGCGCCGTTCACTGGATCGGCCCGGTCTTCGATTCGAAGGCGGGGCCATGCTGGTCTTGCCTGGCCAGCCGGCTGCACGAGCGCCGGCAGGGGGAGAGCTGCGTACGGCGCGAGCTGGGTGGGACAGGTTCCGTCCGCCCGCCGCCGGCGTCACTCCCCGCGACGCGCATGATCGGGATCCAGTCCGTGGTCCTGCAAGCGGCCAAGTGGCTGGCGGGGGAACGGGACGACCTGTCCAGCATCCTGTGGACGCTGGACACCACCACGTTGGAGAGCCGGCGACACATTGTGGAGCGCCGTCCGCAATGTCCTTCATGTGGGGATCCGGAGATGGTGGCCGCTCGGGCCAGAGTGCCGCTCGTTGTGCGGCCTCGGCTCAAGGCCACCTCGTTCGAGCTCGGCAACGGTCACCGGTCGCTCTCCGCCGAGCAGGTGTGGGAGCGGTACGGCCACCTGGCGGATCCCGTCACCGGCGTCACCGGGGAGATCCGGCGTGACTCTCGTGCGCCCTCATTCCTGCACTGCTACCTCGCGGGACACAACCGGGCGCTGCGATCGGACCGCCTCGACGTGGCCAGGGCGGGGCTTCGGTCGCGGAGCGGCGGGAAAGGGGCCGGCGACACCGAGGCCAAGGTGGGAGCCCTCTGCGAGGCGGTGGAGCGGTACAGTGCCTCCCGCTTCGGGGACGAGGAAGCGGTGCTCGACACTCTTCGCGGTCTCGGCTCGCAGGCCCTGCACCCCAATGACTACCAGCTCTTCCATCCCCGCCAGTTCAGTGAGCGCGAGCGGTGGAACGCTGCCCACATGTCGTTCCACCATGTGCCGGAGCCCTTCGACGAAACGGCTGCGGTGGAATGGACGCCGGTGTGGTCTCTGACGACAGGACGGCACCGTTTCCTCCCCACTGAGGTGCTCTATTTCCATGGCGACGCGGCTCGCTCCCGGCTGTGGGCCGACTCCAACGGAAACGCCGCGGGATCGAGCCTGGAAGACGCGATCGTCCAGGGGTTCCTTGAACTCGTGGAGCGGGATGCGGTGGCCCTGTGGTGGTACAACCGCACGCGCCAACCGGCGGTCGACCTCGCCTCATTCGACGACGTGTGGATCACCGACCTCCGCGAACGGTATGCCGAGGTGGGCCGGCGTCTCTGGGTGCTCGACCTCAGCACCGACTTGGATATCCCGGCGATGGCGGCGATTTCCCAGCGGGTGGACAAACCGGCCGAGGACATCATGCTCGGGTTCGGAGCCCATTTCGATCCGCGAGTCGCGGCCCGGCGGGCTCTCACCGAACTCGGCCAGCTGCTGCCCGCCGTGGCAGGGGTCAAGGCCGATGGGACCGGGT from Streptosporangium sp. NBC_01756 includes the following:
- a CDS encoding TOMM precursor leader peptide-binding protein, with translation MESRRTGAPRIAFKRHVRVEPVPGGAVYLVSPAGTFALSGTHARAVAALLDGTRTLAEVREALTSTCSSEELGQMLGRLSKANLIGFRHSSGTRDTEAQAYWDLAGFDGDHVDLGRASVDIVRVGKVDAEHVEEACRAMGLSRGDGAGAVDLSLVFCDDYLDQELDEINRRHLALGRAWLPAVTSGAVHWIGPVFDSKAGPCWSCLASRLHERRQGESCVRRELGGTGSVRPPPASLPATRMIGIQSVVLQAAKWLAGERDDLSSILWTLDTTTLESRRHIVERRPQCPSCGDPEMVAARARVPLVVRPRLKATSFELGNGHRSLSAEQVWERYGHLADPVTGVTGEIRRDSRAPSFLHCYLAGHNRALRSDRLDVARAGLRSRSGGKGAGDTEAKVGALCEAVERYSASRFGDEEAVLDTLRGLGSQALHPNDYQLFHPRQFSERERWNAAHMSFHHVPEPFDETAAVEWTPVWSLTTGRHRFLPTEVLYFHGDAARSRLWADSNGNAAGSSLEDAIVQGFLELVERDAVALWWYNRTRQPAVDLASFDDVWITDLRERYAEVGRRLWVLDLSTDLDIPAMAAISQRVDKPAEDIMLGFGAHFDPRVAARRALTELGQLLPAVAGVKADGTGYGVADPHLLDWWQSATTAAHTYLLPDPLQSSRRRSDYQYVPRADLRDDIDHIRSVVSRMGSELLILDQTRPDIGMPVVKVIVPGLRHFWARFAEGRLYDVPVRLGRLEKATLYDELNPIPLFL
- a CDS encoding AraC family transcriptional regulator — protein: MDKVSEESIKAIIAMLHENLSEEVTVDDMAHVARFSKFHFSRIFQRATGVSPGRFLSALRLQEAKRLLLESSHSVTEICHIVGYSAVGTFSSRFKSMVGMAPVDYRQNGGFRPTPPAVNGPTIIRGVITVAPEAQDDPTFIGVFPHRIPEGLPALPTMIPHAGPFELSGVVPDDCYVLARSFPRNGTESIAVYGPVSAQPESPANIALRLRRIREVDPPILPALLDRESSQAVGLPV